A part of Amycolatopsis lurida genomic DNA contains:
- a CDS encoding TetR/AcrR family transcriptional regulator gives MRVRLLDATIDCLVEYGYAGTTTTRVADRAGVTRGAQVHHFPTKTDLVTSAIRHLAAKRAEVAMAEIDRLKASADPVGDALQLLWEMHQGPVFSATVELWVASRTDAELRAQMAVVEPIATSSLVEFGKALLPDHSAHPEFLHAVYTAMDVVRGILIASWATRDQTELEARWERGRRHLILLFEALMQPTPSR, from the coding sequence ATGCGCGTCAGGCTGCTCGACGCCACGATCGACTGTCTCGTCGAATACGGCTACGCGGGCACCACGACCACCCGCGTCGCGGATCGCGCCGGGGTGACCCGCGGCGCGCAGGTGCACCATTTCCCGACCAAGACCGATCTCGTCACCTCCGCGATCCGGCATCTCGCGGCCAAGCGCGCCGAGGTCGCGATGGCTGAGATCGACCGGCTCAAGGCATCGGCGGACCCGGTCGGGGACGCTTTGCAGCTGCTGTGGGAGATGCACCAGGGGCCGGTCTTCTCGGCGACGGTGGAACTGTGGGTGGCGTCGCGGACCGACGCGGAACTGCGCGCCCAGATGGCGGTCGTCGAGCCGATCGCGACGAGCAGCCTGGTCGAGTTCGGCAAGGCGCTCCTGCCGGACCATTCGGCGCATCCGGAGTTCCTGCACGCGGTGTACACCGCGATGGACGTCGTCCGCGGCATCCTCATCGCCAGCTGGGCGACTCGCGACCAGACCGAACTGGAGGCGCGCTGGGAACGCGGCCGCCGTCATCTGATCCTGCTGTTCGAGGCGCTGATGCAGCCCACCCCCTCTCGCTAG
- a CDS encoding winged helix-turn-helix transcriptional regulator produces the protein MLGNPYDPDCPTRALLDRIGDQWTVLIVGVLGDGPLRFTEIGKRVRGISQKVLTQTLRSLVRDGILTRTAYPEIPPRVEYELTALGRNLAEPLEMLDKWARVHMGEVLDARKNHDGQLTA, from the coding sequence GTGCTCGGAAACCCGTACGACCCCGACTGTCCCACCCGTGCGCTGCTCGACCGCATCGGCGATCAGTGGACCGTGCTGATCGTCGGCGTGCTCGGCGACGGCCCGCTCCGGTTCACCGAGATCGGCAAACGCGTGCGCGGCATCTCGCAGAAGGTCCTCACCCAGACGCTGCGCAGCCTCGTCCGCGACGGCATCCTGACGCGCACCGCGTACCCGGAGATCCCTCCGCGCGTCGAGTACGAGCTGACCGCGCTCGGCCGCAACCTCGCCGAACCGCTCGAGATGCTCGACAAGTGGGCTCGCGTCCACATGGGCGAAGTGCTCGACGCGCGCAAGAACCACGACGGTCAGCTCACCGCCTGA